A genomic region of Zygotorulaspora mrakii chromosome 7, complete sequence contains the following coding sequences:
- the AHP1 gene encoding thioredoxin peroxidase AHP1 (similar to Saccharomyces cerevisiae AHP1 (YLR109W); ancestral locus Anc_8.300) — protein sequence MSNLVNKELPTGSYKFQYIPIDQENSEACKLPQTVEWSKFIAENKTVILTGAPAAFSPTCSVNHIPAYISYLNELVSDKKVDQVVVITVDNPFANQAWARSLGVKDTTHIKFASDAGGHFVKSLGLDLPIGDDVYWSGRWAAVVKDGKVTYAGKEENPATDVTVSSVESVLAHL from the coding sequence ATGTCCAACCTAGTCAACAAAGAATTACCAACTGGTAGCTACAAGTTCCAATACATTCCAATCGACCAAGAGAACTCTGAGGCCTGCAAACTTCCACAAACCGTTGAATGGTCCAAGTTTATTGCTGAAAACAAGACTGTCATCTTGACCGGTGCACCAGCTGCTTTTTCACCAACATGTTCAGTGAACCACATCCCAGCCTACATCTCGTACTTGAACGAATTGGTCTCCGACAAGAAGGTTGACCAAGTGGTTGTCATTACTGTCGACAATCCATTTGCCAACCAGGCATGGGCAAGAAGCTTGGGCGTCAAGGACACCACCCACATCAAATTTGCCAGCGACGCTGGTGGACATTTCGTGAAATCGCTTGGTCTGGACCTACCTATCGGCGATGATGTCTACTGGAGTGGTAGATGGGCTGCTGTTGTCAAGGATGGTAAGGTCACATATGCTGGTAAGGAAGAAAACCCAGCTACTGACGTTACTGTTTCTTCAGTCGAAAGTGTTTTGGCCCACTTGTAA
- the CCW12 gene encoding Ccw12p (similar to Saccharomyces cerevisiae YDR134C and CCW12 (YLR110C); ancestral locus Anc_8.301), whose product MQFSTVASVAAIAAVASAQNVTTATATSDQTTLVTITSCESNACHETVSPALVSTATVTVNNVVTLYTTWCPLTTAANTTVAPVHPTTYTSQGNGTTTASVSSTYTGAAMKALPAAGALVAGAAALLL is encoded by the coding sequence atgcAATTCTCTACCGTCGCTTCTGTTGCTGCTATTGCCGCTGTTGCCTCTGCGCAAAACGTTACCACTGCTACTGCTACCTCTGACCAAACCACTTTGGTCACCATCACTTCTTGTGAAAGCAACGCATGTCACGAAACTGTTTCCCCAGCTTTGGTTTCCACTGCTACTGTCACCGTTAACAACGTTGTCACCCTTTACACCACCTGGTGTCCATTGACCACTGCTGCTAACACCACAGTTGCTCCAGTTCACCCAACCACCTACACAAGCCAAGGTAACGGTACCACCACTGCTTCCGTTTCCTCTACCTACACTGGTGCTGCTATGAAGGCTCTACCAGCTGCTGGTGCTTTGGTTGCCGGTGCCGCTGCTTTGTTACTATAA